The following proteins come from a genomic window of Pseudomonas sp. J452:
- a CDS encoding ABC transporter substrate-binding protein: protein MSNIRSIFRHSALALGLLGAAQAMAADLTVISFGGANKEAQTKAFYQPWEAAGKGKVIAGEYNGEMAKVKAMVDTNSVSWNLVEVESPELARGCDEGLFEELDPALFGDAANYIDGAVQPCGVGFFVWSTVLAYNADKLAAAPTGWADFWDVSKFPGKRGLRKGAKYTLEFALMADGVAPKDVYSVLATQEGQDRAFKKLDQIKPHIQWWEAGAQPPQFLVSGDVVMSSAYNGRIAAVQKESNLKVVWNGGVYDFDSWAIPKGAKDLDAAKAFAAFSVQPEQQKVYSSNIAYGPANKNAVELLDKTLLVDMPTTPENIANQVAMNVTFWADYGEQLEQRFNAWAAK, encoded by the coding sequence ATGAGCAATATCCGCAGCATCTTCCGCCACAGCGCTCTGGCCCTCGGCCTGCTCGGCGCAGCCCAGGCGATGGCCGCCGACCTGACAGTGATTTCCTTCGGTGGCGCCAACAAGGAGGCACAGACCAAGGCCTTCTACCAGCCATGGGAAGCGGCCGGCAAAGGCAAGGTGATCGCCGGCGAATACAACGGCGAGATGGCCAAGGTCAAAGCCATGGTCGACACCAACAGCGTGTCGTGGAACCTGGTGGAAGTGGAGTCGCCGGAACTGGCGCGCGGCTGTGACGAAGGCCTGTTCGAGGAACTCGACCCAGCCCTGTTCGGCGATGCCGCCAACTACATCGACGGCGCCGTGCAGCCCTGCGGTGTGGGCTTCTTCGTGTGGTCCACGGTGCTCGCCTACAACGCCGACAAACTCGCCGCCGCCCCGACCGGCTGGGCCGATTTCTGGGACGTGAGCAAGTTCCCGGGTAAGCGCGGCCTGCGCAAGGGCGCCAAGTACACCCTGGAATTCGCCCTGATGGCCGACGGCGTGGCGCCGAAAGATGTCTACAGCGTGCTCGCCACCCAGGAAGGCCAGGATCGCGCCTTCAAGAAACTCGACCAGATCAAGCCGCACATCCAGTGGTGGGAAGCCGGCGCCCAGCCGCCGCAGTTCCTCGTCTCCGGTGACGTGGTCATGAGCTCCGCCTACAACGGCCGCATCGCCGCCGTGCAGAAGGAGAGCAACCTGAAGGTGGTGTGGAACGGTGGTGTCTACGACTTCGACTCCTGGGCCATCCCGAAGGGTGCCAAGGATCTCGACGCGGCCAAGGCCTTCGCTGCCTTCAGCGTGCAGCCGGAGCAGCAGAAGGTCTACTCGTCGAACATCGCCTATGGCCCGGCCAACAAGAATGCCGTTGAGCTGCTCGACAAGACCCTGCTGGTCGACATGCCGACCACCCCGGAAAACATCGCCAACCAGGTGGCCATGAACGTGACCTTCTGGGCTGACTACGGCGAGCAGTTGGAACAGCGCTTCAACGCCTGGGCTGCCAAGTAA
- a CDS encoding ABC transporter ATP-binding protein, which yields MAENASNDVLVSFRGVQKSYDGENLIVKDLNLDIRKGEFLTLLGPSGSGKTTSLMMLAGFETPTAGEILLGGRAINNVPPHKRDIGMVFQNYALFPHMTVAENLAFPLTVRGMNKTDCSERVKRALSMVQLDKFRNRYPAQLSGGQQQRVALARALVFEPQLVLMDEPLGALDKQLREHMQMEIKHIHQRLGVTVVYVTHDQGEALTMSDRVAVFHQGEIQQIAPPRDLYEAPKNTFVANFIGENNRISGQLLSRDGERCVVGLARGEKIEALAVNVGGPGEPVTLSIRPERVRLNGASEQCANRFSGRVVEFIYLGDHVRIRMEVCGKPDFFVKQPIAELDPAMGVGDVVPLGWHVEHVRALDPLMAE from the coding sequence ATGGCCGAGAATGCTTCCAACGATGTACTGGTCAGTTTTCGTGGCGTGCAGAAGAGCTACGACGGCGAGAACCTGATCGTCAAAGACCTCAACCTGGATATTCGCAAAGGCGAATTCCTCACCCTGCTCGGGCCGTCCGGCTCGGGCAAGACCACCAGCCTGATGATGCTGGCCGGCTTCGAGACGCCCACCGCCGGCGAGATCCTGCTGGGTGGCCGGGCGATCAACAACGTGCCGCCGCACAAGCGCGACATCGGCATGGTGTTCCAGAACTACGCCCTGTTCCCGCACATGACGGTGGCCGAAAACCTGGCCTTCCCGCTGACCGTGCGCGGCATGAACAAGACCGACTGCAGCGAGCGGGTCAAGCGCGCGCTGTCGATGGTGCAGCTCGACAAGTTCCGCAACCGCTACCCGGCGCAGCTCTCCGGCGGCCAGCAGCAGCGCGTGGCGCTGGCCCGCGCGCTGGTGTTCGAGCCGCAGCTGGTGCTGATGGACGAACCGCTCGGTGCGCTGGACAAGCAGCTGCGCGAGCACATGCAGATGGAGATCAAACACATCCACCAGCGTCTGGGCGTGACCGTGGTCTACGTGACCCACGACCAGGGCGAGGCGCTGACCATGTCCGACCGGGTGGCGGTGTTCCACCAGGGCGAGATCCAGCAGATCGCCCCGCCGCGTGACCTCTACGAGGCGCCGAAGAACACCTTCGTGGCCAACTTCATCGGCGAGAACAACCGCATCAGCGGCCAGCTGCTCAGCCGCGACGGCGAGCGCTGCGTGGTCGGTCTGGCGCGTGGCGAGAAGATCGAGGCGCTGGCGGTCAACGTCGGCGGCCCGGGTGAGCCGGTGACCCTGTCGATCCGCCCCGAGCGCGTGCGCCTCAACGGTGCCAGCGAGCAGTGCGCCAACCGTTTTTCCGGGCGGGTGGTGGAGTTCATCTACCTGGGCGACCACGTGCGCATCCGCATGGAGGTGTGTGGCAAGCCCGACTTCTTCGTCAAACAGCCGATTGCCGAGCTCGATCCCGCCATGGGCGTGGGCGATGTGGTGCCGCTTGGCTGGCATGTGGAACACGTTCGCGCGCTCGATCCGCTGATGGCGGAATGA
- a CDS encoding response regulator transcription factor yields MIRVLVAEDHTIVREGIKQLIGLAKDLQVVGEACNGEQLLETLRHTPCEVVLLDISMPGVNGLEAIPRIRALSNPPAVLVLSMHDEAQMAARALKIGAAGYATKDSDPALLLTAIRKVAAGGRYIGPDLADRMVFEVGLTDSRPPHAQLSEREFSVFERLVQGEGVNEIALHLSISSKTVSTHKARLMQKLGSHSVADLVKYAMEHKLV; encoded by the coding sequence GTGATTCGAGTACTGGTAGCCGAAGACCACACCATCGTCCGCGAGGGCATCAAGCAGCTGATCGGCCTGGCCAAGGACCTGCAGGTGGTCGGTGAGGCCTGCAACGGCGAACAGCTGCTGGAAACCCTGCGCCACACGCCCTGCGAAGTGGTGCTGCTGGATATCTCCATGCCTGGGGTCAACGGCCTGGAGGCGATTCCGCGGATTCGTGCGCTGAGCAACCCGCCGGCGGTACTGGTGCTGTCCATGCACGACGAGGCGCAGATGGCCGCCCGCGCGCTGAAGATCGGTGCGGCCGGCTATGCGACCAAGGACAGCGACCCGGCGCTGCTGCTCACCGCCATCCGCAAGGTCGCCGCGGGTGGGCGCTACATCGGCCCAGACCTGGCCGACCGCATGGTCTTCGAGGTCGGCCTGACCGATTCGCGGCCGCCCCATGCGCAGCTGTCCGAGCGCGAGTTCTCGGTGTTCGAGCGCCTGGTGCAGGGCGAGGGGGTCAACGAGATCGCCCTGCACCTGTCGATCAGCAGCAAGACCGTCAGCACCCACAAGGCGCGCCTGATGCAGAAGCTCGGCAGCCACTCGGTGGCCGACCTGGTGAAGTACGCGATGGAGCACAAGCTGGTTTGA